A single Lolium perenne isolate Kyuss_39 chromosome 6, Kyuss_2.0, whole genome shotgun sequence DNA region contains:
- the LOC127309816 gene encoding uncharacterized protein, whose translation MRRLLGSPDAAAARAMEMGGRIERGWRAAAGAERWAVVLRRARRDGLGGCGRCGLVGGGARPGEREGGGCGLEAAALALEKGKAAGAAWRVAALAVDTNANAINCRYTLIKRETAKFCGCLQQILNLEESGRTIQEKTNDAHLLFKELDIKRKPFTLMHCYVEFSKYPKWQTRELETSVKKQKKTIDASPGTTTNDLADASSVRTDSTSASTDALEHEKRPDGVKKEKLRRGKADDRACKLSLETVWAQKQEKDELKEAARNARYAQQFELRKEEIALKKKEDARNERDDERKQFELDERIMLMDTSGMTDVQKQFYQAKQNEILARRLE comes from the exons ATGCGGCGGCTGCTTGGCTCGCCAGATGCGGCAGCGGCGCGCGCCATGGAGATGGGAGGGCGCATAGAGAGGGGCTGGCGTGCTGCGGCGGGTGCGGAGAGATGGGCTGTGGTGCTGCGGCGGGCGCGGAGAGATGGGCTGGGGGGCTGTGGCCGGTGCGGCCTGGTGGGCGGCGGCGCTCGCCCTGGAGAAAGGGAAGGCGGCGGGTGCGgcctggaggcggcggcgctcgcCCTGGAGAAAGGGAAGGCGGCGGGTGCGGCCTGGAGGGTGGCAGCGCTTGCCGTGGACA caaatgcAAATGCAATAAATTGCCGTTACACATTGATTAAAAGAGAGACCGCTAAATTTTGTGGTTGCCTTCAGCAGATTTTAAATTTGGAGGAAAGCGGAAGGACTATACAAGAAAAG ACAAACGATGCACACCTTTTGTTCAAGGAACTGGATATTAAAAGAAAGCCTTTCACATTGATGCATTGCTATGTTGAGTTTTCGAAGTATCCAAAGTGGCAGACAAGAGAACTTGAAACTTCTGTTAAGAAACAAAAGAAGACCATTGATGCAAGTCCGGGCACAACCACCAATGATCTGGCCGATGCATCCTCGGTACGCACTGATTCTACCTCGGCAAGCACTGATGCTCTTGAACATGAGAAAAGACCTGATGGTGTGAAGAAGGAGAAATTGCGGAGAGGTAAAGCTGATGACCGTGCTTGCAAGTTGTCATTAGAAACTGTGTGGGCACAAAAGCAAGAGAAGGATGAGCTCAAAGAGGCGGCAAGAAATGCTCGATATGCACAACAATTTGAACTGAGAAAAGAGGAGATTGCATTGAAAAAGAAGGAGGATGCTAGAAATGAGAGGGATGATGAACGCAAACAGTTTGAATTAGATGAGAGGATCATGCTCATGGACACAAGTGGTATGACTGATGTGCAAAAGCAGTTTTACCAAGCTAAGCAGAATGAGATCCTTGCTCGCCGCCTAGAGTAG